Proteins encoded by one window of Phytohabitans houttuyneae:
- a CDS encoding sodium:solute symporter family protein, with protein MFQGDLVLATVAAFLAVVGGTSLIAVGARWFRRDDSLPTLEGWALAGRRFGAPTTWLLLGGTIYTAYTFAAVPGLVYGAGALGFFALPYTVIVYPLAFVLLPRLWTVARDNGYITVADYVKGRYDSPPLALAVALTGILATMPYIALQLLGIRAVLTAGGLYPRGFAGDLALIAVFAVLALATYRHGLRAPAVISIVKGAAIFGATLAVVAVVLDELGGPGRMFETAATRHTALALEPELFPAFATLALGSAMALLVYPHVLTAAFAAKGPDTLRKVTVALPAWTAVLGLFGVLGIAALAAGVEAPPGNAESAVPLLVDQLMPAALTGVLFGAFVVGALVPAAVMSIAAATAFVRNIYVEYFHPTATPKHQTRIAQAVSLTAKVGAVAFVLGLRNQDAINLQLLGGVWILQTFPAVAIGLFTTWLHKWALLAGWATGMVAGTLLVVWGGFSSVVSVGFGDAKVPVYAAVVAFALNLVVAVGLTPLLSRPREAVRAT; from the coding sequence ATGTTTCAGGGAGATCTCGTGCTCGCCACCGTGGCCGCGTTTCTCGCCGTCGTCGGCGGGACGTCGCTGATCGCGGTGGGCGCGCGCTGGTTCCGCCGGGACGACTCGCTGCCCACGCTGGAGGGCTGGGCGCTGGCCGGCCGGCGGTTCGGCGCACCCACGACCTGGCTGCTGCTCGGCGGCACGATCTACACGGCGTACACGTTCGCCGCCGTCCCCGGCCTCGTCTACGGCGCCGGCGCGCTCGGCTTCTTCGCGCTGCCGTACACGGTGATCGTGTACCCGCTCGCGTTCGTGCTGCTCCCGCGCCTGTGGACAGTCGCCCGCGACAACGGGTACATCACGGTGGCCGACTACGTGAAGGGGCGGTACGACTCGCCGCCGCTCGCGCTCGCCGTCGCGCTGACCGGCATCCTCGCCACGATGCCGTACATCGCGCTCCAGCTCCTCGGCATCCGGGCCGTGCTCACGGCCGGCGGCCTGTACCCGCGCGGCTTCGCCGGCGACCTCGCGCTGATCGCGGTGTTCGCCGTGCTGGCGCTGGCCACGTACCGGCACGGGCTGCGGGCGCCCGCGGTGATCTCGATCGTCAAGGGTGCGGCGATCTTCGGGGCCACGCTGGCCGTGGTCGCGGTGGTCCTCGACGAGCTGGGCGGGCCGGGCCGGATGTTCGAGACCGCGGCCACCCGCCACACGGCGCTGGCGCTGGAGCCCGAGCTGTTCCCCGCGTTCGCCACGCTCGCGCTCGGCTCGGCGATGGCCCTGCTCGTGTACCCGCACGTGCTCACCGCGGCCTTCGCGGCGAAAGGGCCCGACACGCTGCGCAAGGTGACCGTGGCCCTGCCGGCGTGGACCGCGGTGCTCGGCCTCTTCGGCGTCCTCGGGATCGCCGCGCTCGCCGCCGGTGTCGAGGCGCCGCCGGGCAACGCGGAGTCGGCGGTACCCCTGCTTGTCGACCAGCTCATGCCGGCCGCGCTGACCGGCGTGCTCTTCGGCGCCTTCGTGGTGGGCGCGCTGGTGCCGGCGGCGGTGATGTCGATCGCGGCGGCCACCGCGTTCGTCCGCAACATCTACGTCGAGTACTTCCACCCCACCGCGACGCCCAAGCACCAGACCCGGATCGCGCAGGCGGTCTCGCTGACCGCGAAGGTGGGCGCCGTCGCGTTCGTACTCGGCCTGCGCAACCAGGACGCGATCAACCTGCAGCTGCTCGGCGGGGTGTGGATCCTGCAGACGTTTCCGGCGGTGGCGATCGGCCTCTTCACGACCTGGCTGCACAAGTGGGCGCTGCTCGCCGGCTGGGCCACCGGCATGGTCGCCGGCACGCTGCTCGTGGTCTGGGGCGGCTTCTCCTCGGTCGTCTCGGTCGGGTTCGGTGACGCCAAGGTCCCCGTGTACGCCGCAGTGGTCGCCTTCGCGCTCAACCTCGTCGTGGCGGTCGGGCTGACGCCGCTGCTGAGCCGGCCGCGGGAGGCGGTGCGGGCCACATGA
- a CDS encoding DUF3311 domain-containing protein has product MIAGGCLAAPFVALLWVPFYASGPSLAGVPFFYWYQMLWVPLSVLLMFIAYLLLRR; this is encoded by the coding sequence GTGATCGCGGGCGGCTGCCTGGCTGCCCCATTTGTCGCGTTGCTGTGGGTGCCTTTCTATGCCAGCGGCCCTTCGCTGGCCGGTGTGCCGTTTTTCTACTGGTACCAGATGCTATGGGTGCCCTTGAGTGTTCTACTCATGTTCATCGCCTACCTGCTGCTGCGTCGTTAG
- a CDS encoding carbon starvation CstA family protein, whose product MTTTTPTSPPSAPAPAGRRPNPRSIAIWTAVAIAGAIAWGVLALSRGEEINAIWLVVAAIASYAIAYRFYARFIVRKVLKVDDSRATPAERLDNGIDYQPTDRRILVGHHFAAIAGAGPLVGPVLAAQMGYLPGTMWIIFGVIFAGAVQDMVILFFSMRRNGKSLGQMARDEIGTVGGIAALVAVFSIMIILLAVLALVVVNALAKSPWGTFSIAMTIPIALFMGFYLRVLRPGRVIETTALGVGLLLLAIIAGGWVQESGLADTFTLSPEALTICLIIYGFFASVLPVWMLLAPRDYLSTFMKVGVIGLLAVGVLIAAPVLRTEAVTDFAREGNGPVFSGALFPFVFITIACGALSGFHALISSGTTPKMIQKESQVRLVGYGAMLMESFVAVMALIAACILEPGLYYAMNAPAGLLGSTAESASAAVANLGFTISPQDLTAAAAEVEEQTLVARTGGAPTLAVGMSEIFSSVIGGSGLKAFWYHFAIMFEALFILTTVDAGTRVGRFMLQDTLGNIWKPIGRVSWKPGLWATSAVVVGAWGYFLYTGVTNPLGGINQLFPLFGIANQLLAAVALAVATTILVKSGRLKWAWVTGIPLVWDATVTLTASWQKVFSDNPAIGFFAQRDRFADALDRGEVLAPAKSLDDMRAVVTNSTVDGVLAAFFAILVIIVIANAAWVCYKAIRSREPLPTTEAPYEKSKIVAPAGLFPTAAEKRELAAVGAASGSPPEDRP is encoded by the coding sequence GTGACGACCACAACCCCGACGAGCCCGCCCAGCGCTCCCGCCCCCGCGGGACGCCGACCCAACCCGAGATCGATCGCGATCTGGACGGCGGTGGCCATCGCCGGCGCCATCGCCTGGGGCGTGCTCGCGCTCTCCCGCGGCGAGGAGATCAACGCCATCTGGCTCGTGGTGGCGGCCATCGCCTCGTACGCGATCGCGTACCGCTTCTACGCCCGCTTCATCGTCCGCAAAGTACTCAAGGTGGACGACAGCCGCGCCACACCCGCCGAGCGGCTGGACAACGGCATCGACTACCAGCCGACCGACCGGCGCATCCTGGTCGGTCACCACTTCGCCGCCATCGCCGGCGCCGGCCCGCTCGTCGGCCCGGTGCTCGCCGCGCAGATGGGCTACCTGCCCGGCACCATGTGGATCATCTTCGGCGTCATCTTCGCCGGCGCGGTGCAGGACATGGTGATCCTGTTCTTCTCGATGCGGCGCAACGGCAAGAGCCTCGGCCAGATGGCGCGTGACGAGATCGGTACGGTCGGCGGCATCGCCGCGCTCGTCGCGGTCTTCTCCATCATGATCATTCTGCTGGCCGTGCTCGCGCTCGTCGTGGTCAACGCACTCGCCAAGTCGCCGTGGGGCACCTTCTCCATCGCGATGACCATCCCGATCGCCCTCTTCATGGGCTTCTACCTGCGCGTGCTCCGTCCGGGCCGGGTCATCGAGACCACCGCGCTCGGCGTCGGCCTGCTGCTGCTCGCGATCATCGCGGGCGGCTGGGTGCAGGAGTCGGGCCTGGCCGACACGTTCACGCTCAGCCCCGAGGCGCTGACCATCTGCCTGATCATCTACGGCTTCTTCGCCTCGGTACTGCCGGTGTGGATGCTCCTCGCCCCGCGCGACTACCTGTCCACGTTCATGAAGGTCGGCGTCATCGGCCTGCTCGCTGTCGGCGTGCTGATCGCCGCACCGGTGCTGCGGACCGAGGCGGTCACCGACTTCGCCCGCGAGGGCAACGGCCCGGTCTTCTCCGGCGCGCTCTTCCCGTTCGTGTTCATCACGATCGCGTGCGGCGCACTCTCCGGCTTCCACGCGCTCATCTCGTCGGGCACCACGCCGAAGATGATCCAGAAAGAGTCGCAGGTGCGCCTCGTCGGCTACGGCGCGATGCTGATGGAGTCGTTCGTCGCGGTCATGGCACTGATCGCCGCCTGCATCCTCGAGCCGGGCCTCTACTACGCGATGAACGCGCCGGCAGGCCTCCTCGGCTCCACCGCGGAGAGCGCGTCGGCCGCCGTGGCCAACCTCGGCTTCACGATCTCACCGCAGGACCTCACCGCCGCGGCGGCGGAGGTCGAAGAACAGACGCTGGTCGCCCGTACCGGTGGTGCGCCGACCCTCGCCGTGGGCATGTCGGAGATCTTCTCCAGCGTCATCGGCGGCTCGGGCCTGAAGGCGTTCTGGTACCACTTCGCCATCATGTTCGAGGCCCTGTTCATCCTGACCACTGTGGACGCCGGCACGCGCGTCGGCCGGTTCATGCTCCAGGACACGCTCGGCAACATCTGGAAGCCGATCGGCCGGGTCAGCTGGAAGCCGGGCCTGTGGGCCACCAGCGCCGTCGTCGTGGGGGCGTGGGGCTACTTCCTCTACACCGGCGTGACCAACCCACTCGGCGGCATCAACCAGCTCTTCCCGCTCTTCGGCATCGCCAACCAGCTGCTCGCGGCCGTCGCCCTGGCGGTGGCGACCACGATCCTGGTCAAGAGCGGGCGGCTGAAATGGGCCTGGGTGACCGGCATACCGCTGGTCTGGGACGCCACGGTGACGCTGACCGCGAGCTGGCAGAAGGTGTTTTCGGACAACCCGGCGATCGGCTTCTTCGCGCAGCGCGACCGCTTCGCCGACGCGCTGGACCGCGGCGAGGTCCTCGCGCCCGCGAAGAGCCTCGACGACATGCGGGCGGTGGTCACCAACTCCACTGTGGATGGTGTGCTCGCCGCGTTCTTCGCGATCCTCGTCATCATCGTGATCGCCAACGCGGCCTGGGTCTGCTACAAGGCGATCCGGTCCCGCGAGCCGCTGCCCACGACCGAGGCGCCGTACGAAAAGTCGAAGATCGTCGCCCCCGCCGGCCTCTTCCCGACGGCGGCGGAGAAACGCGAGCTGGCGGCCGTGGGCGCGGCGTCCGGCTCCCCGCCGGAGGACCGACCATGA
- a CDS encoding YbdD/YjiX family protein gives MRRALSAVRWYFRELTGEAQYDHYVERHSRLHPDQPVMTRREFEHCRTDRRDENPTASCC, from the coding sequence ATGAGACGGGCCCTGTCGGCGGTCCGCTGGTACTTCCGGGAGCTGACCGGCGAGGCGCAGTACGACCACTACGTCGAGCGCCACAGCCGCCTCCACCCGGACCAGCCCGTGATGACCCGCCGCGAGTTCGAACACTGCCGCACCGACCGCCGCGACGAAAACCCGACGGCGAGCTGCTGCTAG
- a CDS encoding FHA domain-containing protein, translating to MATCPKGHDSATLDYCEVCGARMGAAPSAAPAPSAPSAPAPTPSGEVCPVCGTPKAGRFCEEDGYDFLLAPPVTAAPSTPTAPPVASPPSVPPSAPSTPAATSWAVVVRADAGYFEVVKAMGGEDAGTLAMPRFVAERRFALTGQQMVIGRRSRSRGVNPDIDLVGPPEDPGVSHVHALLVPQEGGWAVVDMESANGTYLNDPNSNPLDPHVPVALKDGDVVYLGAWTALAIQST from the coding sequence ATGGCGACCTGCCCCAAGGGCCACGACTCGGCGACGCTCGACTACTGCGAGGTGTGCGGCGCCCGGATGGGGGCGGCACCCTCGGCCGCGCCGGCGCCTTCGGCGCCTTCGGCACCCGCACCGACGCCGTCCGGCGAGGTCTGCCCGGTGTGCGGTACCCCCAAGGCTGGACGCTTCTGCGAGGAGGACGGCTACGACTTCCTGCTCGCGCCGCCGGTCACCGCCGCGCCGTCCACGCCAACGGCCCCGCCTGTGGCGTCACCCCCTTCGGTACCGCCCTCGGCACCGTCCACCCCGGCGGCCACCTCGTGGGCGGTCGTGGTGCGCGCGGACGCCGGTTACTTCGAGGTGGTCAAGGCTATGGGCGGCGAGGACGCCGGCACGCTCGCCATGCCCCGCTTCGTGGCCGAGCGCCGCTTCGCCCTGACCGGCCAGCAGATGGTGATCGGCCGCCGCAGCCGCTCGCGCGGCGTCAACCCGGACATCGACCTGGTCGGCCCGCCCGAGGACCCCGGCGTCTCGCACGTGCACGCGCTGCTGGTGCCGCAGGAGGGCGGCTGGGCGGTCGTGGACATGGAGTCGGCGAACGGCACGTACCTCAACGACCCGAACTCCAACCCGCTCGACCCCCACGTGCCGGTCGCCCTCAAGGACGGCGACGTCGTGTATCTGGGCGCCTGGACCGCGCTCGCCATCCAGTCCACCTGA
- a CDS encoding VWA domain-containing protein, producing MTAQFTAEVDQNEYLPEGGRVVDAIVTVTAQGGDLRDASAALTAAQVILVDTSGSMAMPGTKIAEAKKATAVAIDTLRDGVAFAVVAGTAGAHMIYPGDTRMVPANPQSRAEAKAAVSRLRADGGTAIGRWLDLANYLFAGQNAEVKHAILLTDGQNQHETPTDFQRVLDACEGKFICDSRGVGTDWVATELRKVASTLLGTADGLEDPSELPAAFRAMTEAAMGKSVADVSLRVWTPAGSKIRFVKQVYPQVEDLTARRVEVSARIGDYPTGAWGAESRDYHISVEVEPDVVGEEVLAARFSLVSGGSVLTEKLVLARWTDDTALSTKINPQVAHYTGQAELAQVIQDGIKDRDEGDVESATAKLGRAVQLAHESGHEGTAKLLARLVEVVDAPTGTVRLKKQVANVDAELTNVRSTKTVRVKKKQPEEG from the coding sequence ATGACCGCGCAGTTCACGGCCGAGGTCGACCAGAACGAGTACCTGCCCGAGGGCGGCCGCGTCGTCGACGCGATCGTCACGGTGACCGCGCAGGGTGGCGACCTGCGCGACGCCTCGGCGGCGTTGACTGCCGCCCAGGTCATCCTCGTCGACACGTCGGGCTCGATGGCGATGCCCGGTACCAAGATCGCCGAGGCCAAGAAGGCGACCGCCGTCGCGATCGACACGCTCCGCGACGGCGTGGCGTTCGCCGTGGTCGCCGGCACCGCGGGCGCCCACATGATCTACCCGGGTGACACCCGCATGGTCCCGGCCAACCCGCAGAGCCGCGCCGAGGCCAAGGCCGCCGTCTCCCGCCTGCGCGCCGACGGTGGCACCGCGATCGGCCGCTGGCTCGACCTTGCCAACTACCTCTTCGCCGGCCAGAACGCCGAGGTGAAGCACGCCATCCTGCTGACCGACGGGCAAAACCAGCACGAGACGCCGACCGACTTCCAGCGGGTGCTCGACGCGTGCGAGGGCAAGTTCATCTGCGACAGCCGCGGCGTGGGCACCGACTGGGTGGCGACCGAGCTGCGCAAGGTGGCCTCGACGCTGCTGGGCACCGCGGACGGCCTCGAAGACCCGTCGGAGCTGCCCGCCGCGTTCCGCGCGATGACCGAGGCGGCGATGGGCAAGTCGGTGGCGGACGTCTCGCTGCGGGTGTGGACCCCGGCCGGGTCGAAGATCCGCTTCGTCAAGCAGGTATACCCGCAGGTCGAAGACCTCACCGCCCGCCGCGTGGAGGTCAGCGCCCGCATCGGTGACTACCCGACCGGCGCGTGGGGTGCGGAGAGCCGCGACTACCACATCTCCGTCGAGGTCGAGCCGGACGTGGTCGGCGAGGAGGTGCTGGCGGCCCGGTTCAGCCTGGTCAGCGGCGGGTCGGTGCTGACCGAGAAGCTGGTGCTGGCCCGCTGGACCGACGACACCGCGCTCTCCACGAAGATCAACCCGCAGGTCGCCCACTACACCGGCCAGGCAGAGCTCGCGCAGGTCATCCAGGACGGCATCAAGGATCGCGACGAGGGCGACGTGGAGTCGGCGACGGCCAAGCTGGGCCGCGCGGTGCAGCTCGCCCACGAGTCCGGCCACGAGGGTACGGCCAAGCTCCTCGCTCGCCTCGTCGAAGTGGTGGACGCGCCGACCGGCACGGTGCGGCTGAAGAAACAGGTCGCCAACGTCGACGCCGAGCTGACAAACGTGCGCAGCACCAAGACGGTGCGCGTGAAGAAGAAGCAGCCGGAGGAGGGCTGA
- a CDS encoding protein phosphatase 2C domain-containing protein, which produces MRACPEHGEPTSQDHRFCEVCGRNLVTGETLRVPTVSLSSRAGSACTGCGESGTEAYCDNCGRRRSAGRDHAELDLSTVAAVTDRGRRRPRNEDAVVVARYDGGLVSVVCDGVSTSNRADAASHGAAEAGVAALLDALATGVDAAEATALGARAAAKAARAAAGPDEGDTPPSCTYVSGVVTPDAVTVGWIGDSRAYWLGPEAACLTVDDSIAGQLAAGRPAPPTVDADPTSRALIRWLGADSSDAEPQVVTLQPSGAGHLLLCSDGLHHYLSDPAELTAAAAAGTPIEVARHLTTVALEGGGHDNIAVAILSFPAQGGSTA; this is translated from the coding sequence ATGAGGGCCTGCCCCGAGCACGGCGAGCCGACCTCGCAGGACCACCGGTTCTGCGAGGTGTGCGGGCGCAACCTGGTGACGGGAGAAACGCTGCGGGTGCCCACGGTCTCGCTCTCCTCGCGCGCGGGCTCGGCCTGCACAGGCTGTGGTGAGTCGGGCACCGAGGCCTACTGCGACAACTGCGGCCGGCGCCGTTCGGCCGGGCGCGACCACGCGGAGCTGGACCTGAGCACGGTCGCGGCGGTGACCGACCGGGGCCGGCGCCGCCCGCGCAACGAGGACGCCGTGGTGGTCGCCCGCTACGACGGCGGCCTTGTCTCGGTGGTGTGCGACGGGGTGTCCACATCAAACCGGGCCGACGCGGCCTCGCACGGCGCGGCCGAGGCGGGGGTGGCCGCACTGCTCGACGCGCTCGCCACCGGCGTGGACGCCGCAGAGGCGACGGCGCTGGGCGCGCGGGCCGCGGCGAAGGCCGCTCGCGCGGCTGCCGGACCGGACGAGGGCGACACCCCGCCGAGCTGCACCTACGTCTCGGGGGTCGTCACGCCCGACGCGGTGACCGTGGGCTGGATCGGCGACAGCCGGGCGTACTGGCTCGGCCCCGAAGCCGCCTGCCTCACCGTCGACGACTCCATCGCCGGCCAGCTCGCGGCCGGCCGCCCCGCACCGCCCACTGTGGACGCCGACCCGACGTCGCGGGCGCTGATCCGCTGGCTGGGCGCCGACTCCAGCGATGCCGAGCCCCAGGTCGTCACGCTCCAGCCGAGCGGGGCGGGGCACCTGCTGCTCTGCTCCGACGGCCTGCACCACTACCTGTCCGATCCCGCCGAGCTCACGGCCGCCGCTGCCGCCGGCACCCCCATCGAGGTGGCTCGCCACCTCACCACCGTGGCCCTCGAAGGCGGCGGCCACGACAACATCGCCGTCGCCATACTGTCGTTCCCCGCGCAAGGAGGCTCCACCGCATGA
- a CDS encoding tetratricopeptide repeat protein, which translates to MDVLDPGAGFLATLSSTDPAELVRQLESPPVHSTEVSLRLARARIEAGDLAGAGAGLDELAATDPFDWRVDWYRGIAAMAAGRPGDARVAFDAVYSELPGEPAARLALAAAVECTGDKDTALRLYDRVWRVDRGFISAAFGLARIQLGAGNRSGALAVLDQVPDSSSHHVTAQVAAVRASLHKGGPIANADDLLRASGRLERLGLDVERQARLTVEMLEAALAWLTTTNLPPHRLPAGARVLGHELSERGLRFGLERAYRTMAQIARDPDTKVALVDRANAVRPRTLV; encoded by the coding sequence GTGGACGTGCTCGACCCGGGCGCCGGCTTCCTCGCCACGCTCAGCAGCACCGACCCCGCCGAGCTGGTGCGGCAGCTGGAGTCGCCGCCGGTGCACAGCACCGAGGTCTCGCTCCGCCTGGCCCGCGCCCGGATCGAGGCGGGTGACCTCGCCGGCGCCGGGGCCGGGCTGGACGAGCTGGCCGCCACCGACCCGTTCGACTGGCGGGTCGACTGGTACCGGGGGATCGCCGCGATGGCCGCCGGCAGGCCTGGCGACGCGCGGGTCGCGTTCGACGCCGTGTACAGCGAGCTGCCCGGCGAGCCCGCCGCCCGCCTCGCGCTCGCCGCCGCGGTGGAGTGCACCGGCGACAAGGACACCGCGCTGCGGCTGTACGACCGGGTGTGGCGGGTCGACCGAGGCTTCATCAGCGCCGCGTTCGGGCTGGCCCGCATCCAGCTCGGTGCCGGCAACCGCAGCGGCGCGCTGGCCGTGCTCGACCAGGTGCCGGACAGCTCCAGCCACCACGTGACCGCCCAGGTCGCCGCGGTACGCGCCAGCCTGCACAAGGGCGGCCCGATCGCGAACGCCGACGACCTCCTGCGCGCCTCCGGGCGGCTGGAGCGGCTCGGCCTCGACGTGGAACGCCAGGCCCGGCTGACCGTGGAGATGCTGGAAGCGGCACTCGCCTGGCTGACCACGACCAACCTGCCGCCGCACCGCCTGCCGGCCGGCGCGCGGGTGCTGGGACACGAGCTGTCCGAGCGGGGGCTTCGGTTCGGGCTGGAGCGGGCGTACCGCACGATGGCCCAGATCGCCCGCGACCCGGACACGAAGGTCGCACTCGTCGACCGGGCCAACGCGGTGCGCCCGCGGACGCTCGTATGA
- a CDS encoding glutamate ABC transporter substrate-binding protein: MRARAAAAAALVAALALAGCGGSGTPPAGPDPAEPARPVGVVDPAVLPTTSAAPAGSCDRRASYRPTGALPAPGRMPSGSTMARIQRNGRLVVGVDQNNFRFGYRDPKTGNLVGFEIDLARELAKAIFGSPDKVLFRAITTADREKAINEGRVDIVIRSMTMNCDRWERINFSTEYFAAGQAIMVARDSPIKGIKDLAGKKVCAATGSTSIRNIAEKAPDALPVSANDALDCLVLLQQLQVHAVSTDDAILAGFMEQDKGTKILPGRFTEEPYGMAMKKESVDLTRFVNGVLERLRTDGTWTRLYKTWLSSLGPTPQPPAPVYRD; encoded by the coding sequence GTGAGGGCGCGAGCCGCGGCGGCAGCGGCCCTGGTGGCGGCGCTCGCACTGGCGGGGTGTGGCGGCTCCGGCACACCGCCCGCCGGCCCCGACCCGGCCGAGCCGGCGCGCCCGGTGGGCGTCGTGGACCCGGCGGTGCTGCCGACCACGAGCGCGGCGCCGGCCGGCTCGTGTGACCGCCGGGCCAGCTACCGCCCGACCGGCGCCCTGCCCGCGCCCGGCCGGATGCCCTCCGGCTCGACGATGGCCCGCATCCAGCGCAACGGCCGGTTGGTCGTCGGCGTCGACCAGAACAACTTCCGCTTCGGCTACCGCGATCCCAAGACGGGCAACCTCGTGGGCTTTGAGATCGACCTGGCCCGCGAGCTTGCCAAGGCCATCTTCGGCAGCCCGGACAAGGTGCTCTTCCGGGCGATCACGACGGCCGACCGCGAGAAGGCGATCAACGAGGGCCGGGTCGACATCGTCATCCGCAGCATGACGATGAACTGCGACCGGTGGGAGCGGATCAACTTCTCGACCGAGTACTTCGCGGCTGGGCAGGCCATCATGGTCGCGCGTGACTCGCCGATCAAGGGGATCAAGGACCTCGCCGGCAAGAAGGTCTGCGCGGCCACCGGCAGCACCTCGATCCGCAACATCGCCGAGAAGGCGCCCGACGCGCTGCCGGTGTCGGCCAACGACGCTCTCGACTGCCTGGTGCTGCTCCAGCAGCTCCAGGTGCACGCGGTCTCCACCGACGACGCGATCCTGGCCGGCTTCATGGAGCAGGACAAGGGCACGAAGATCCTGCCGGGGCGGTTCACCGAAGAGCCGTACGGGATGGCGATGAAGAAGGAGTCCGTCGACCTGACGCGGTTTGTCAACGGCGTCCTGGAGCGCCTGCGCACCGACGGCACCTGGACAAGGCTTTACAAGACGTGGCTCTCCTCGCTCGGCCCCACCCCGCAGCCACCCGCGCCGGTCTACCGGGACTGA